A genomic stretch from Lathyrus oleraceus cultivar Zhongwan6 chromosome 2, CAAS_Psat_ZW6_1.0, whole genome shotgun sequence includes:
- the LOC127119966 gene encoding protein PIN-LIKES 7, translated as MGFLELLEAASMPVIQVLLISALGALMATQYFNNILSSDFRKSLNKVVFFIFTPSLVFSSFAKSVSLQDMISMWFMPVNVGLTFLIGGILGWILVKLLKPNLKVEGLIIAACSSGNMGNLPIVIIPAICNEKGGPFGAHDVCHSHALSYASFSMALGGIFIWTFTYQTLKSCSMRFKALEATQIIKAPNKDLEGNVDTPLLTGKDNESTAIEAAPLSYIQDSESQNIVQQDQFVGLKKENHSFLARTIEVLRNLVVELLSPPAIATFFGFLFGAVAWLRNLIIGVNAPLSVIQSTLVLLGNGAIPCITLLLGANLTQGFKSSSVKPLTLISIIVTRLFVLPLIGLFIVKAAADFGLLPVDPLFQYSLVMQYAMPPAMNISTMAQLFDVGNEECSVIMLWTYGAAAIALTAWSTFLLWLFSN; from the exons ATGGGATTTCTAGAGCTTCTGGAAGCGGCTTCTATGCCAGTTATTCAAGTTCTGCTCATTAGTGCATTGGGAGCTCTTATGGCTACTCAATATTTCAATAATATTCTTTCATCAGATTTTAGAAAATCCTTAAACAAG GTTGTATTCTTTATATTCACTCCTTCACTTGTGTTTTCAAGTTTTGCCAAGAGTGTTTCACTTCAAGACATGATATCAAT GTGGTTTATGCCTGTTAATGTTGGACTCACATTCTTAATCGGAGGGATTCTAGGATGGATACTAGTAAAGTTACTAAAGCCTAATTTAAAAGTTGAAGGTCTTATTATTGCTGCATGTTCATCAG GAAACATGGGAAACCTACCTATTGTAATTATCCCAGCAATATGTAATGAGAAAGGAGGTCCATTTGGTGCACATGATGTTTGCCACAGTCATGCACTCTCATATGCATCTTTCTCTATGGCA CTTGGTGGGATATTCATATGGACTTTTACTTATCAAACTCTAAAAAGCTGTTCAATGAGATTTAAGGCACTTGAGGCCACTCAGATCATAAAAGCACCAAACAAAGATCTTGAAGGAAATGTAGATACTCCCCTTCTAACGGGAAAAGACAATGAAAGCACCGCGATAGAAGCGGCACCGTTGAGTTATATTCAAGATTCTGAAAGCCAAAAT ATTGTTCAACAAGATCAGTTTGTTGGATTGAAGAAGGAGAATCATTCATTTCTCGCTAGAACGATAGAAGTTCTACGCAATCTTGTAGTAGAGCTACTGTCACCACCAGCAATTGCTACC TTTTTCGGTTTCCTCTTTGGCGCGGTGGCATGGTTAAGAAACCTAATAATTGGAGTCAATGCTCCATTGAGTGTAATCCAAAGCACACTTGTATTACTTGG GAATGGAGCAATTCCTTGCATCACACTTTTACTTGGTGCTAACCTCACTCAAG GCTTCAAATCGTCAAGTGTAAAACCATTGACACTGATCAGCATCATCGTAACTCGGCTTTTTGTGCTACCTCTTATCGGATTGTTTATTGTTAAAGCCGCGGCAGATTTTGGCCTTCTCCCGGTGGATCCTTTGTTTCAGTACAGTCTAGTGATGCAATATGCAATGCCACCAGCAATGAATATTA GTACTATGGCGCAACTGTTTGATGTAGGAAATGAAGAGTGTTCTGTTATTATGTTATGGACATATGGTGCTGCAGCCATAGCACTTACTGCTTGGTCAACATTCCTCTTGTGGCTATTTTCTAATTAA